One genomic region from Salinicola endophyticus encodes:
- a CDS encoding DUF1799 domain-containing protein, which produces MPETLSLDDTPETFAVLPENWEALALFLDCATQWKQTPMGGVSGLDYAALKVVMELSGVTPGQAQARFQQVRRLERGALEAMRET; this is translated from the coding sequence GTGCCCGAGACGCTGAGTCTCGACGACACCCCCGAGACCTTCGCGGTGCTGCCGGAGAACTGGGAGGCGCTGGCGCTCTTCCTCGACTGCGCGACCCAGTGGAAACAGACGCCGATGGGCGGCGTCAGCGGGCTCGACTACGCCGCCCTCAAGGTGGTGATGGAGCTCTCCGGCGTCACCCCCGGGCAGGCCCAGGCGCGCTTTCAGCAGGTCCGACGGCTTGAACGCGGGGCGCTGGAGGCGATGCGGGAGACCTAA
- a CDS encoding phage integrase central domain-containing protein, translated as MPAADTAARHRGEARHTDRPRGAADHAARSAAAQPRGESGESGRRRYHPAIPAHIDQTRLPSGIYFDARGRGRWYLQYRDEANRLRRRNVADAQATLDELRQIATERDGLARDSLAYLAAAFHAAEQFQQLAPRTQQDYAWCRKLLIEMPTKLGKPLGELPTRQFQPALVQRLVDRIASDGTPAKANHLLRYLRRLFRWGINRGYCDTNPARGVEAARERRRRRLPELETIEALTAFARERGQRRRGEAGACAPYLWIVMELAYICRLRGIEVVTLTDAHHTAAGVHTNRRKGSRDSVIRWYPRLRHAWDAATRHRDALWRARALPVPKEAAARPLIVAADGAALQKSSLDSAWQRFIRLAIAERVIRPEQRFGLHDLKRRGITDTAGTRHDKLEASGHRSPAMMDVYDLSVPLVPWPGYRAEAV; from the coding sequence ATGCCCGCTGCTGATACTGCCGCCCGACACCGCGGCGAAGCGCGCCATACCGACCGCCCCCGCGGCGCCGCTGATCACGCCGCGCGATCTGCAGCCGCCCAGCCCCGCGGCGAGAGCGGTGAGAGCGGCCGCCGGCGCTATCACCCGGCGATCCCCGCGCATATCGACCAGACACGGCTGCCGTCGGGGATCTACTTCGATGCCCGGGGGCGCGGGCGCTGGTACCTGCAGTACCGCGACGAGGCCAACCGCCTGCGCCGGCGCAACGTCGCCGACGCCCAGGCGACCCTGGACGAGCTGCGCCAGATCGCCACCGAGCGCGACGGGCTCGCGCGCGACTCGCTGGCCTATCTCGCCGCCGCCTTCCACGCCGCCGAGCAGTTCCAGCAGCTCGCCCCGCGCACCCAGCAGGACTACGCCTGGTGCCGCAAGCTGCTGATCGAGATGCCGACCAAGCTGGGCAAGCCCCTGGGCGAGCTGCCCACGCGCCAGTTCCAGCCGGCGCTGGTCCAGCGCCTGGTCGACCGCATCGCCAGCGACGGCACCCCGGCCAAGGCCAACCACCTGCTGCGCTACCTGCGCCGGCTGTTCCGCTGGGGCATCAACCGCGGCTACTGCGACACCAACCCGGCGCGCGGCGTCGAAGCCGCCCGCGAGCGCCGCCGCCGCCGGCTGCCCGAGCTGGAGACCATCGAGGCGCTGACCGCCTTCGCCCGCGAACGCGGCCAGCGCCGCCGGGGCGAGGCCGGCGCCTGCGCCCCCTATCTCTGGATCGTGATGGAGCTGGCCTATATCTGCCGCCTGCGCGGGATCGAAGTGGTCACCCTCACCGATGCCCACCACACCGCGGCGGGGGTGCACACCAACCGCCGCAAGGGCAGCCGCGACAGCGTGATCCGCTGGTACCCGCGCCTGCGCCACGCCTGGGACGCCGCCACCCGCCACCGCGACGCCCTGTGGCGTGCCCGCGCTCTGCCGGTGCCCAAGGAGGCCGCCGCGCGCCCGCTGATCGTCGCCGCCGACGGCGCCGCGCTGCAGAAATCAAGCCTCGACAGCGCCTGGCAGCGCTTCATCCGGCTCGCCATCGCCGAGCGCGTGATCCGCCCCGAGCAGCGCTTCGGCCTGCACGACCTCAAGCGCCGCGGCATCACCGACACCGCCGGCACCCGCCACGACAAGCTCGAAGCCAGCGGCCACCGCTCGCCGGCGATGATGGATGTCTACGACCTGAGCGTCCCTCTCGTCCCCTGGCCCGGCTATCGCGCCGAGGCTGTCTGA
- a CDS encoding EF-hand domain-containing protein — protein MANDSPLQVTLTADARPLTGVLRDSAQALGAFADDAERSGQRFAAAMAQSARPLETVNGHLQRLEALGRVAGGQLAALGRAGVGGLRDQAKQLAETESLAQALGLSATRLQEWQYAGQQVGLQASQVGEIFTRLQTTLGELGAGAGTSDAAGVFAQLNLDLRELQSLAPDAQLQRIGEAIARLDDPAQRTRAFETLAEGASRLNPLLQAGGLRLRTYRDEAQHLGVALSSLELADAAQADRALRQVGAAVEGLANQLLVALGPGLATAADGLSGLIRDAGGMRAVFDGLVTTGQVLASLYAGHLAQSLATYATGALAANGASITLTGTLRILRSVMATAFGPLGVVVAAAGVLYTFREELGLVPTYAKDAADEVDLLTGSIEGLSRAQLENKKVGIVANLVQAQTEAATLQKQIDDLQKKARSESIQFQGRPGAAAAQLSGVSGIGGLTGELKKRQAAIEANQTALDQVNQAIAKFGEASNAATPPANQLNTEIDDGATAARAQANALQALEDRLDPVAASQRAFQTDTQTLNRSVAMGAITFDRYFDLVDKLQHAYRNSGDAAKDASQAAKTATHETSVLSRTLDQMVAGLDDTFQGFWARMLGGAKVSFEGLKSQAISTLAEIIHAYTTKRIVASLGLSVGGSLAGTGSAVASGTGGGFGGSGLDLASLGKNLYQGVTDGFASIQWTGVPTGATAYTSGFGSQVATGGGMFGGSFQNFTGWNGMASLAAAYAGTQVGNKLGSSLFGKQANSNLGATIGGGVGTFFGGSLGAFAGSTLGGMVDSLFGSSRKYKAGLVSYAETPDGPVQDRYYDSGNRKRLVGGRESAFGSFGLTHKTKFDVDPLADFLDALQALDNTIATGASAKQIDAVKQSLDGFYTSVSNDPLTDMLTDRMAVIKAALLDSSSDVGDTLIERVGDITAKNAEKLAPKLAQALQLGNLIDGLSDSVRGYAVGVVSDTRRSMEDALAQITAGVAAHAAVSAIADQLNLSFDAMGERAVEAALNLQQLAGGLDNLQSQAQRYYANFFSEQEREQRAIAQLTPTLHRAGLSAYSTREQFRAVVESLDLNTAAGRQTYSELMGIADAFAAISAPVQATTQSLQDLQAAARSQVETAKDAVRQAYQTFAGQAFDQRITLLKLAGREQAALSLQRQQELQTLDASLRPIQQRIWALQDEQAALADARQASDDYRSALAQASSQLAQTLGGISSWIDQQQASGGSPGSDLQAAQAQFARQLVRAQGGDRDALGGLTQYAERYQQAGAAYYGSGTGYQRIRDEILDALGELPDQVSAEQYVAEEIKAALASAVDQLPGGIASALDPLFAALDTNLDGLLTFGELQTGLQGIASDAQIRSLIQQLDSDGDGQISALEAIKGATDRVDGNTGTLESRALDQLRQLTELSAEMTRTTDQFITLNTTMQSLQEALVALGLAQQQAAEIEARRRAAEAAEKQRIAQERARTLAEQRKTLQGEVRSLQATYDGYQKVIAFNQNPNMRTGLTGQYLNHSNVRRGASSLDDLLSGHYDYRYRTNLPTSQRVRALLKDYNEAMQNSDSVAQQLAVLKQSLDRLPTYNIGGAFGGAEIITQPTLFNTALMGEAGPEAIMPLSRGADGSLGVRLDGAPAPVGGQGGGHGSAELAPLLQRLAQLTAENTELLRRIEAHEGAGVRVAQAGHQRSIDQLTRIAESNQALDDRARLEALA, from the coding sequence ATGGCCAATGATTCCCCTCTCCAGGTCACCCTGACCGCCGACGCCCGGCCGCTGACCGGCGTCCTGCGCGACAGCGCCCAGGCGCTGGGGGCCTTCGCCGACGACGCCGAACGCAGCGGCCAGCGCTTCGCCGCGGCAATGGCGCAGAGCGCCCGGCCGCTGGAGACGGTCAATGGCCATCTCCAGCGGCTGGAGGCCCTTGGCCGGGTTGCGGGCGGGCAGCTTGCCGCCCTCGGCCGCGCCGGCGTGGGTGGCCTGCGCGATCAGGCCAAGCAGCTGGCCGAGACCGAATCGCTGGCCCAGGCCCTCGGGCTCAGCGCCACTCGGCTGCAAGAGTGGCAGTACGCTGGCCAGCAGGTCGGGCTGCAAGCCAGCCAGGTCGGCGAGATCTTCACCCGGCTCCAGACCACCCTGGGCGAGCTCGGCGCCGGCGCTGGCACTAGCGACGCGGCGGGGGTGTTCGCCCAGCTCAATCTCGATCTGCGCGAGCTGCAATCCCTCGCCCCGGATGCCCAACTGCAACGGATCGGCGAGGCGATCGCGCGCCTCGACGACCCCGCCCAGCGCACCCGCGCCTTCGAGACCCTGGCCGAAGGCGCCTCGCGGCTCAACCCGCTGCTGCAGGCGGGCGGGCTGCGGCTGCGCACCTACCGCGACGAAGCGCAGCACCTGGGCGTGGCGCTCTCCTCCCTCGAACTGGCCGATGCGGCCCAGGCCGACCGCGCCCTGCGCCAGGTCGGCGCCGCGGTGGAAGGGCTCGCCAATCAGCTCCTGGTCGCCCTCGGCCCAGGCCTGGCCACCGCCGCCGACGGCCTGAGCGGGCTGATCCGCGACGCCGGCGGCATGCGCGCGGTGTTCGACGGCCTGGTCACCACCGGCCAGGTGCTGGCCTCGCTCTATGCCGGGCATCTGGCGCAGAGCCTGGCAACCTACGCCACCGGAGCGCTGGCCGCCAACGGTGCCTCGATCACCCTGACCGGCACCCTGCGCATCCTGCGCAGCGTGATGGCCACGGCCTTCGGGCCCTTGGGCGTCGTCGTCGCCGCGGCGGGTGTGCTGTACACCTTCCGCGAAGAGTTGGGGCTGGTACCAACCTATGCCAAAGATGCCGCCGATGAGGTCGACCTGCTCACGGGAAGCATCGAAGGGCTCAGCCGAGCGCAGCTCGAGAACAAGAAAGTCGGCATCGTCGCCAACCTGGTCCAGGCCCAAACCGAGGCCGCGACCCTGCAGAAGCAAATCGACGACCTCCAAAAGAAAGCCCGCTCCGAGTCGATCCAGTTCCAGGGCCGGCCCGGCGCAGCGGCGGCGCAGCTTTCCGGCGTCAGCGGCATCGGCGGGCTCACCGGTGAGCTGAAAAAGCGCCAGGCTGCCATCGAGGCCAACCAAACCGCGCTCGATCAGGTCAACCAGGCGATCGCCAAATTCGGCGAAGCCTCAAATGCTGCCACGCCGCCCGCGAACCAACTCAATACCGAGATCGACGACGGAGCCACGGCCGCCCGCGCCCAGGCCAATGCCCTGCAGGCGCTAGAGGATCGGCTCGATCCCGTTGCCGCCTCCCAGCGCGCGTTTCAGACCGACACGCAGACGCTCAACCGGTCGGTCGCCATGGGCGCAATCACCTTCGACCGCTACTTCGATCTGGTCGATAAACTCCAGCACGCTTATCGGAACTCAGGCGATGCCGCAAAGGACGCCAGCCAGGCGGCCAAGACCGCGACCCACGAGACCAGCGTGCTCTCGCGCACCCTGGATCAGATGGTCGCCGGGCTCGACGACACCTTCCAGGGCTTCTGGGCGCGCATGCTGGGCGGCGCCAAGGTCTCGTTCGAGGGCCTCAAGAGCCAGGCGATCTCGACCCTGGCCGAGATCATCCACGCCTACACCACCAAGCGCATCGTCGCCTCGCTGGGGCTGTCGGTAGGGGGCTCGCTGGCCGGTACCGGCAGCGCCGTGGCGAGCGGCACGGGCGGCGGATTCGGCGGCAGCGGCCTGGATCTCGCCAGCCTGGGCAAGAACCTTTATCAGGGCGTCACCGATGGCTTCGCCTCGATCCAGTGGACCGGCGTGCCCACCGGCGCCACCGCCTACACCAGCGGCTTCGGTTCCCAGGTAGCGACCGGCGGCGGCATGTTCGGCGGCAGCTTTCAGAACTTCACCGGTTGGAACGGCATGGCCTCCCTCGCCGCGGCCTACGCCGGTACCCAGGTGGGCAACAAGCTCGGCTCGTCGCTGTTCGGCAAGCAGGCGAATTCAAACCTGGGCGCGACCATCGGCGGTGGCGTCGGCACCTTCTTCGGCGGCTCGCTCGGCGCCTTCGCCGGCTCGACCCTGGGCGGCATGGTCGATTCGCTGTTCGGCTCCAGCCGTAAGTACAAGGCGGGGCTCGTCAGCTACGCGGAGACTCCGGATGGACCGGTGCAGGACCGCTATTACGACTCGGGCAATCGCAAGCGGTTGGTCGGTGGCCGTGAATCAGCGTTCGGCTCGTTCGGACTGACCCACAAGACTAAATTCGACGTCGATCCGCTGGCCGACTTCCTGGATGCCCTCCAGGCCCTCGACAACACGATCGCTACCGGCGCCAGCGCCAAACAAATCGACGCGGTCAAGCAGTCTCTCGATGGCTTCTATACGTCGGTCTCCAACGACCCGCTGACCGACATGCTGACCGACCGAATGGCAGTGATCAAAGCAGCGCTGCTGGATAGCTCAAGCGACGTCGGTGACACGCTGATCGAGCGCGTCGGCGATATTACTGCCAAGAACGCTGAAAAATTAGCGCCCAAACTGGCCCAGGCGCTGCAGCTCGGCAACCTGATCGACGGCCTCTCCGACAGCGTGCGTGGCTACGCCGTCGGTGTGGTCAGCGATACCCGCCGCTCGATGGAGGACGCGCTGGCCCAGATCACCGCCGGGGTGGCGGCGCATGCCGCGGTCTCGGCGATCGCGGATCAGTTGAACCTGAGCTTCGATGCGATGGGCGAGCGCGCCGTCGAGGCCGCCCTGAACCTGCAGCAGCTCGCCGGCGGCCTCGATAACCTGCAGAGCCAGGCGCAGCGCTACTACGCCAACTTCTTCAGCGAGCAAGAGCGTGAGCAGCGCGCCATCGCCCAGCTCACGCCGACACTCCACCGCGCGGGGCTCTCGGCCTATTCGACCCGCGAGCAGTTCCGCGCCGTGGTCGAGTCGCTCGATCTCAACACCGCCGCCGGGCGCCAGACCTACAGCGAGCTGATGGGTATCGCCGACGCCTTCGCCGCGATCAGCGCGCCGGTCCAGGCGACGACCCAGTCGTTGCAAGACCTGCAGGCCGCGGCCAGGTCGCAGGTGGAGACGGCCAAGGACGCCGTGCGCCAGGCCTACCAGACCTTCGCCGGCCAGGCCTTCGATCAGCGCATCACCCTGCTTAAGCTGGCCGGCCGCGAGCAGGCCGCACTCAGCCTGCAGCGCCAGCAGGAGCTGCAAACGCTCGACGCCTCGCTGCGCCCGATCCAGCAGCGCATCTGGGCGCTGCAGGATGAGCAGGCGGCGCTGGCCGACGCGCGCCAGGCGAGTGACGACTACCGCAGCGCGCTGGCCCAGGCGTCGAGCCAGCTCGCCCAGACCCTGGGCGGCATCAGCAGCTGGATCGATCAGCAGCAGGCCAGCGGCGGCAGCCCCGGCAGCGATCTACAGGCGGCCCAGGCGCAGTTCGCGCGCCAGCTGGTCAGGGCCCAGGGCGGCGACCGCGACGCCCTCGGCGGGCTGACCCAGTACGCCGAGCGCTACCAGCAGGCGGGGGCGGCCTACTACGGCTCGGGTACCGGTTACCAGCGCATCCGGGACGAGATCCTGGACGCCTTGGGCGAGCTGCCGGATCAGGTCAGCGCCGAGCAGTACGTGGCCGAGGAGATCAAGGCCGCGCTGGCGAGCGCCGTCGATCAGTTGCCCGGCGGCATCGCCTCGGCGCTGGACCCGCTGTTCGCGGCGCTGGATACCAATCTGGATGGCCTGCTCACCTTCGGCGAGCTGCAGACCGGGCTTCAAGGTATCGCCTCGGACGCCCAGATCCGCAGCCTGATCCAGCAGCTCGACAGCGACGGCGATGGCCAGATCTCGGCGCTGGAGGCGATCAAGGGCGCCACTGACCGGGTCGACGGCAACACCGGCACGCTCGAATCCCGCGCTCTCGATCAGCTGCGCCAGCTCACCGAGCTGAGCGCGGAGATGACCCGCACCACCGACCAGTTCATCACGCTCAACACGACCATGCAGAGCCTGCAGGAGGCCCTGGTGGCGCTGGGGCTGGCCCAGCAGCAGGCGGCCGAGATCGAGGCCCGGCGGCGGGCGGCCGAGGCCGCCGAGAAGCAGCGTATCGCCCAGGAGCGGGCGCGGACACTGGCCGAGCAGCGCAAGACGCTGCAGGGCGAGGTCCGCTCGCTGCAGGCGACCTATGACGGCTACCAGAAGGTGATCGCGTTCAACCAGAACCCGAACATGCGCACCGGGCTGACGGGGCAATACCTGAACCATTCCAACGTCCGTCGAGGCGCCTCATCGCTGGATGACCTGCTCTCGGGCCATTACGACTACCGCTACCGCACGAACCTGCCCACCTCCCAGCGGGTGCGCGCCCTGCTCAAGGACTACAACGAGGCGATGCAGAACAGCGACTCGGTGGCCCAGCAGCTCGCCGTGCTCAAGCAGTCCCTCGACCGCCTGCCGACCTACAACATCGGCGGGGCCTTCGGCGGCGCCGAGATCATCACCCAGCCGACGCTGTTCAATACCGCGCTGATGGGCGAGGCGGGGCCGGAGGCGATCATGCCGCTCTCCCGCGGGGCCGATGGCTCGCTGGGCGTGCGCCTGGACGGCGCGCCGGCGCCGGTGGGCGGCCAAGGTGGCGGCCATGGCAGCGCCGAGCTGGCGCCGCTGCTCCAGCGCCTGGCCCAGCTCACCGCCGAGAACACCGAGCTGCTGCGCCGGATCGAGGCCCACGAGGGCGCCGGGGTGCGGGTGGCCCAGGCCGGGCATCAGCGCTCGATCGATCAGCTCACGCGTATCGCCGAGAGCAACCAGGCGCTGGATGACCGCGCCCGACTGGAGGCGCTGGCATGA
- a CDS encoding DUF4224 domain-containing protein, whose amino-acid sequence MCADLSIRGPDAGRSALAGSEASRKANPGAVYGADASRGPLSGADTGPHSGADTGPHSGADTGPHSGVLGCEALRQITGYQRPADIARCLREQGVRVFHGRRGPWTTLDLINQAGGLGGHAANDTLDPRQVL is encoded by the coding sequence ATGTGCGCTGATCTGTCTATTCGCGGCCCCGACGCCGGCCGCAGCGCTTTAGCCGGCTCCGAAGCCAGCCGAAAAGCCAACCCCGGCGCTGTATATGGCGCCGACGCCAGCCGTGGCCCGTTATCCGGCGCCGACACCGGCCCGCATTCCGGCGCCGACACCGGCCCGCATTCCGGCGCCGACACCGGCCCGCATTCCGGGGTGCTCGGCTGCGAGGCGCTGCGCCAGATCACCGGCTATCAGCGCCCGGCGGATATCGCCCGCTGCCTGCGCGAGCAGGGCGTGCGGGTGTTCCACGGCCGACGCGGGCCCTGGACCACCCTCGACCTGATCAATCAGGCCGGCGGGCTCGGCGGCCACGCCGCCAACGACACCCTCGACCCGCGCCAGGTGCTGTGA
- a CDS encoding TraR/DksA C4-type zinc finger protein yields MADLADNAGAVIERHLAQSLARHRLPEAQTGAPECADCGEEIPAARRAAAPWTDTCIDCQSLRERRLRHVR; encoded by the coding sequence ATGGCTGATCTGGCCGACAACGCCGGCGCCGTCATCGAGCGCCATCTCGCCCAGTCGCTGGCCCGCCACCGGCTGCCCGAGGCCCAGACCGGCGCCCCCGAGTGCGCCGACTGCGGCGAGGAGATTCCCGCCGCCCGGCGCGCCGCCGCGCCCTGGACCGACACCTGCATCGACTGCCAGTCGCTGCGCGAACGGAGGCTTCGCCATGTGCGCTGA
- a CDS encoding Mor transcription activator family protein, translated as MTETFELFPAIPDDATAAPSDPALLAKWPSGLMDLIHTLERTFGDAGAEPAQARHWAFTTVRALAAHHGGHSFYLPRGQRLETALRDREMFETFDGTRASITALATHHQLSEIHVYAIIARQRRLARERRQRALL; from the coding sequence ATGACCGAGACCTTCGAGCTGTTCCCGGCGATCCCCGACGACGCCACGGCCGCCCCCAGCGACCCGGCGCTGCTGGCCAAGTGGCCCAGCGGGCTGATGGATCTGATCCACACCCTCGAGCGCACCTTTGGCGACGCCGGCGCCGAGCCAGCCCAGGCGCGCCACTGGGCCTTCACCACGGTGCGCGCGCTGGCCGCCCACCACGGCGGCCACTCCTTCTATCTGCCCCGGGGCCAGCGGCTGGAGACCGCGCTGCGCGACCGCGAGATGTTCGAAACCTTCGACGGCACCCGCGCCAGCATCACCGCCCTGGCCACGCATCACCAGCTCAGCGAGATCCATGTCTACGCCATCATCGCCCGGCAGCGGCGGCTGGCGCGGGAACGGCGCCAGCGCGCCCTGCTCTAG